From a region of the Schistocerca nitens isolate TAMUIC-IGC-003100 chromosome 8, iqSchNite1.1, whole genome shotgun sequence genome:
- the LOC126198453 gene encoding uncharacterized protein LOC126198453 isoform X3: MKASLVLLIAGVLLVAYCTPFAVADDEDEAVDEAAENRDADDDDADGSADADADDSGDEEGLSGESRRAAKGVHARAGHMKHARAGSRHIASRAGSRPHARSGASRRAAHSK, from the exons ATGAAGGCGTCCCTTGTCCTGCTGATCGCTGGAGTGTTACTCGTGGCGTACTGCACGCCGTTCGCTGTTGCAGACGATGAAGATGAAGCGGTGGATGAAGCAGCCGAGAACAGAGACGCTGATGACGACGACGCCGACGGCTCAGCAGACGCCGACGCCGACGACAGCGGTGATGAGGAGGGTCTGAGTGGAGAGAGCAGGCGGGCAGCCAAAG GTGTTCACGCCAGGGCTGGCCACATGAAACATGCACGTGCAGGCAGCCGACACATTGCGTCGAGAGCTGGAAGCAGACCCCATGCCAG GTCAGGCGCTTCCCGCAGAGCTGCACACAGCAAGTAG
- the LOC126198453 gene encoding uncharacterized protein LOC126198453 isoform X1: protein MKASLVLLIAGVLLVAYCTPFAVADDEDEAVDEAAENRDADDDDDDGSADADADDSGDEEGLSGESRRAAKGAHARAGHMKHARAGSRRHIASRAGSRPHARSGASRRAAHSK, encoded by the exons ATGAAGGCGTCCCTTGTCCTGCTGATCGCTGGAGTGTTACTCGTGGCGTACTGCACGCCGTTCGCTGTTGCAGACGATGAAGATGAAGCGGTGGATGAAGCAGCCGAGAACAGAGAcgctgatgacgacgacgacgacggctcAGCAGACGCCGACGCCGACGACAGCGGTGATGAGGAGGGTCTGAGTGGAGAGAGCAGGCGGGCAGCCAAAG GTGCTCACGCCCGGGCTGGCCACATGAAACATGCACGTGCAGGCAGCCGACGACACATTGCGTCCAGAGCTGGAAGCAGACCCCATGCCAGGTCAGGCGCTTCCCGCAGAGCTGCACACAGCAAGTAG
- the LOC126198453 gene encoding uncharacterized protein LOC126198453 isoform X2, with amino-acid sequence MKASLVLLIAGVLLVAYCTPFAVADDEDEAVDEAAENRDADDDDADGSADADADDSGDEEGLSGESRRAAKGVHARAGHMKHARAGSRHIASRAGSRPHARSGATRRAAHSK; translated from the exons ATGAAGGCGTCCCTTGTCCTGCTGATCGCTGGAGTGTTACTCGTGGCGTACTGCACGCCGTTCGCTGTTGCAGACGATGAAGATGAAGCGGTGGATGAAGCAGCCGAGAACAGAGACGCTGATGACGACGACGCCGACGGCTCAGCAGACGCCGACGCCGACGACAGCGGTGATGAGGAGGGTCTGAGTGGAGAGAGCAGGCGGGCAGCCAAAG GTGTTCACGCCAGGGCTGGCCACATGAAACATGCACGTGCAGGCAGCCGACACATTGCGTCGAGAGCTGGAAGCAGACCCCATGCCAGGTCAGGCGCCACTCGCAGAGCTGCACACAGCAAGTAG